A region of Methanocorpusculum labreanum Z DNA encodes the following proteins:
- a CDS encoding zinc ribbon domain-containing protein has protein sequence MAEEKNDDQILIRLPKSLKAQLEGAARVEGMTAQEWIRKAIQNRIGLLNVCPVCGTVNAGTAKFCNECGSSLKDSKRSMYFAWMKNVVKEELEEGGNLDAVLAYLDDPAGEQAKLEKKGKWVVRTEEK, from the coding sequence ATGGCTGAAGAAAAGAACGATGATCAGATTTTGATTAGGCTCCCGAAATCGCTGAAGGCACAGTTGGAGGGCGCAGCCCGTGTGGAGGGGATGACGGCCCAGGAGTGGATCAGGAAAGCGATCCAGAACCGGATCGGGCTGTTGAATGTGTGCCCGGTCTGCGGGACGGTGAATGCAGGGACGGCGAAGTTCTGTAATGAGTGCGGGTCGAGTCTTAAGGATAGTAAGAGGTCGATGTATTTCGCGTGGATGAAGAATGTGGTGAAGGAGGAGTTGGAGGAGGGCGGGAATCTTGACGCGGTTTTGGCGTATCTGGATGATCCGGCAGGGGAGCAGGCGAAGCTGGAGAAGAAGGGGAAGTGGGTCGTGCGGACGGAAGAGAAGTAG
- a CDS encoding flavodoxin family protein: MTTMLVINGSPRKRGNTETVMNAFVEGAKEAGAEVTVIRLADIDHKNCKGCNSCHKNGICVIKDALTPVFDQLMEVDILVLASPIYSMSVTAEMKSFIDRGQFLWAQKFVTKTLVFDEEHLSKHTGVFLATSGQDLPYSFDSAFPVVRAFFNDSGFTYTENVLFPGMDLHGGVKGWPESVVEAKKRGKEIVKKMDMKLKA, encoded by the coding sequence ATGACCACGATGCTCGTGATAAACGGAAGCCCGCGAAAACGCGGAAACACCGAGACGGTAATGAATGCCTTCGTGGAAGGCGCAAAGGAAGCCGGTGCCGAGGTGACGGTCATCCGTCTTGCGGATATCGATCACAAAAACTGCAAAGGGTGTAATTCCTGTCACAAAAACGGGATATGCGTTATCAAAGACGCGCTGACGCCGGTCTTCGATCAGCTCATGGAAGTGGATATTCTGGTTCTGGCGTCGCCGATCTACTCGATGTCGGTGACTGCCGAGATGAAGTCCTTCATCGACCGCGGGCAGTTTTTGTGGGCGCAGAAGTTCGTGACGAAGACGCTTGTCTTCGACGAAGAGCATCTTTCAAAGCATACGGGCGTGTTTCTCGCGACTTCGGGACAGGATCTGCCGTACAGTTTCGATTCGGCGTTTCCGGTGGTCCGGGCGTTTTTCAATGATTCGGGTTTTACCTATACGGAGAACGTGCTGTTCCCGGGCATGGATCTGCACGGCGGGGTGAAGGGCTGGCCGGAGAGCGTGGTCGAGGCAAAGAAGCGGGGAAAAGAGATCGTAAAAAAGATGGATATGAAATTGAAGGCCTGA
- a CDS encoding flavodoxin family protein — translation MPLSVLAITTSPRRHGNTESALDTVLESFSGMSVEKVVLNDLNIAPCKGCGKCEKTGVCIHQDDFAELGEKIRACDLLVFASPVYSMSVCAQAKILIDRCQVFWSRKYVLHDLPKPEGKKFAMFISASGQTRKGIFDHTVPVAQFLFDVSQIPASRIRYLLLPGLDKISDFRKNPEMIAKAKEAGDAMAALMVEE, via the coding sequence ATGCCCTTATCCGTTCTTGCCATCACAACTTCACCGCGTCGTCACGGCAATACTGAATCCGCACTCGACACAGTGCTCGAATCGTTTTCCGGGATGTCGGTGGAAAAGGTCGTCCTAAACGACCTCAATATCGCGCCGTGCAAAGGCTGCGGAAAATGCGAAAAGACCGGCGTATGTATCCATCAAGACGACTTCGCCGAACTCGGCGAAAAGATCCGTGCCTGCGATCTTCTGGTCTTCGCATCCCCGGTGTATTCCATGTCGGTCTGTGCCCAGGCGAAGATCCTCATCGACCGGTGTCAGGTCTTCTGGTCGAGAAAGTATGTCCTCCACGATCTGCCAAAGCCGGAGGGAAAAAAGTTCGCGATGTTTATCTCGGCTTCCGGTCAGACCCGCAAAGGGATCTTCGATCACACCGTGCCTGTGGCCCAGTTCCTTTTCGACGTTTCCCAGATCCCGGCGTCACGGATCCGGTATCTCCTTCTTCCGGGTCTCGACAAGATCAGTGATTTCCGGAAAAATCCCGAGATGATCGCCAAAGCAAAAGAGGCCGGGGACGCGATGGCGGCACTGATGGTGGAAGAATGA
- the truA gene encoding tRNA pseudouridine(38-40) synthase TruA, translating into MKLAFLAGYRGQNFAGSQYQPHKRTVEGEFVAGGIELGLFSDAKEAHFRTAGRTDKGVSARRQLFSITTEKPELAIEALNFHLPDDIWCIGAAEVDEEFYPRYAARERSYRYYFPYPADVSRMQDAASRLIGTHNFSGFAKMEAGRDPVRTVTRAEVFEGKDGCPVFEVAAKSFLWNMVRGMAGALQTIGLGLCEPDVIEELLSSPTARVHPAPAEGLVFWDVVCDLSFTPMRQKREVKRSLAKEAAAARADMHTAEALLEDDPEEFWKKKVIRGYSALMK; encoded by the coding sequence ATGAAACTCGCGTTCCTTGCAGGATACCGGGGACAGAACTTCGCCGGCTCCCAGTACCAGCCGCATAAACGGACCGTTGAGGGAGAATTCGTGGCCGGCGGTATCGAACTCGGGCTTTTTTCCGATGCAAAGGAGGCGCATTTTCGAACCGCAGGACGGACCGACAAAGGTGTGAGTGCGAGAAGACAGCTTTTTTCGATCACGACCGAGAAGCCAGAACTCGCAATTGAGGCGCTGAACTTTCATCTGCCGGACGATATCTGGTGTATCGGTGCCGCCGAGGTCGACGAAGAGTTCTATCCAAGATACGCCGCACGGGAACGAAGCTACCGGTATTATTTTCCGTATCCGGCGGATGTTTCCCGAATGCAGGATGCGGCGTCCCGTCTGATCGGAACGCACAACTTCAGCGGGTTTGCAAAAATGGAGGCGGGAAGGGATCCCGTCCGGACCGTGACCCGCGCCGAGGTTTTTGAAGGAAAGGACGGCTGCCCGGTCTTCGAGGTCGCCGCGAAAAGTTTTCTCTGGAACATGGTCAGAGGGATGGCAGGTGCTTTGCAGACGATCGGCCTCGGCCTATGCGAACCGGACGTCATCGAAGAACTTCTGAGTTCCCCAACGGCCCGGGTTCATCCGGCGCCGGCAGAAGGGCTCGTCTTCTGGGACGTGGTCTGCGATCTTTCTTTTACCCCGATGCGGCAGAAACGCGAAGTAAAGCGATCGCTTGCGAAAGAAGCGGCCGCGGCACGTGCCGATATGCATACCGCCGAGGCACTTTTGGAAGACGATCCGGAAGAGTTCTGGAAGAAAAAAGTGATCCGCGGATACTCGGCATTGATGAAATAG
- a CDS encoding DMT family transporter, whose amino-acid sequence MESMHVSAGRLAIGFAILAALLYGISAPVSKILLETTSPELMAALLYLGAGIGMFAVNLATQRRSRERKEAPLSKKDLPFVIGMIVLDIAAPILLMLGLSLTTAANASLLNNFEIVTTALVALLLFREAIDRRLWIAILLIVAGSVLLTVDDLSSFSFSAGSILVILACVCWGVENNCTRMLSLKDPMQIVVVKGFGAGSGALLIAFLASGMQTDLVSVIAALVLGFFAYGLSIYLYVRAQRDLGAARTSAFYAVAPFIGAAISFAVFQTPLTPLFALAAGLMVLGAYFAAKGGHMHKHIHESVMHDHRHGHEDGHHTHVHEPPVFEEHTHEHTHERLEHDHPHGADMHHVHVHEEKK is encoded by the coding sequence ATGGAAAGTATGCATGTTTCCGCAGGCAGACTGGCGATCGGATTTGCAATTCTGGCGGCTCTTTTGTATGGTATCAGTGCGCCGGTCTCAAAGATCCTGCTGGAAACGACGTCCCCCGAACTGATGGCGGCACTTTTGTATCTGGGGGCGGGTATCGGGATGTTTGCGGTGAATCTGGCGACCCAGCGGCGCAGCCGGGAGCGAAAGGAGGCTCCGCTTTCGAAAAAAGATCTGCCGTTTGTGATCGGCATGATCGTACTGGATATCGCGGCGCCGATCCTTTTGATGCTGGGTCTTTCGCTCACGACTGCGGCAAACGCGTCTCTTTTGAATAATTTCGAGATCGTGACGACGGCTCTGGTGGCTCTTCTGCTGTTTCGCGAAGCGATCGACCGGCGTTTGTGGATCGCTATCCTTTTGATCGTGGCAGGAAGTGTTCTTCTGACCGTCGATGATCTGAGCAGTTTTTCGTTCTCGGCAGGGTCGATTTTAGTGATCCTCGCGTGTGTCTGCTGGGGTGTGGAGAACAACTGTACGCGGATGCTTTCCCTAAAAGATCCGATGCAGATAGTCGTTGTGAAAGGGTTCGGCGCAGGGTCGGGGGCTTTGCTGATCGCGTTTCTGGCGTCCGGGATGCAGACGGATCTCGTAAGCGTGATCGCGGCGCTGGTCCTGGGATTTTTCGCGTACGGGCTGTCGATCTATCTGTATGTCCGGGCACAGCGGGATCTTGGGGCGGCGAGGACGAGTGCGTTTTACGCGGTGGCGCCGTTTATCGGAGCGGCGATTTCGTTCGCGGTGTTTCAGACGCCGCTCACCCCTCTGTTCGCTTTGGCGGCCGGTCTTATGGTTCTTGGAGCGTATTTTGCGGCGAAGGGAGGGCATATGCATAAGCATATCCACGAGTCGGTGATGCATGACCATAGGCATGGGCACGAGGACGGTCATCACACGCATGTCCATGAGCCGCCTGTATTCGAAGAACACACGCACGAGCATACGCATGAACGTCTCGAGCATGACCATCCCCACGGGGCGGATATGCATCACGTTCACGTGCATGAAGAGAAGAAGTGA
- a CDS encoding SOUL family heme-binding protein → MTETIPYEVTGKEGEIEFRKYPALVLATVESAGDDSGFNLLFAYISGKNAAKDSLQMTAPVITSAKIPMTAPVVSNASTMSFVMPPGKTSGEIPEPLDSKVRIVPVPEREIAVIAFKGKTHDEEVKEVEGRLLKGLRDAGIEAAGEVFLMRYNPPWIPGFLRHNEVGVEVRR, encoded by the coding sequence ATGACGGAAACGATCCCCTATGAGGTCACCGGGAAAGAAGGAGAGATCGAGTTTCGAAAGTATCCTGCACTTGTGCTCGCAACGGTCGAGAGTGCGGGGGACGATTCGGGGTTCAATCTTCTGTTTGCCTATATTTCGGGAAAGAATGCCGCGAAGGATTCTCTGCAGATGACCGCTCCGGTGATCACGTCGGCAAAGATCCCGATGACGGCGCCGGTCGTTTCCAACGCCTCGACGATGTCGTTTGTGATGCCGCCCGGAAAAACTTCTGGCGAGATCCCCGAGCCGCTGGACAGTAAGGTTCGGATCGTTCCGGTGCCCGAGCGGGAGATCGCGGTCATCGCTTTTAAGGGGAAGACCCATGATGAGGAGGTGAAGGAAGTTGAGGGCCGGCTCTTAAAAGGGCTTCGTGACGCGGGGATCGAGGCGGCGGGAGAGGTGTTTTTGATGCGGTATAATCCGCCGTGGATCCCGGGATTCCTACGGCATAACGAGGTAGGGGTGGAGGTTAGGCGGTGA
- a CDS encoding rhomboid family intramembrane serine protease, translating into MTWTPPLSKHLTDRNISLSPSGFRLFILIYWFILGIVILGMWTLLSYDILSIDAVSLSSSGTPVKALYLASFSHEIPQHLLTNVFTFFILGVSLTIITVLFRKLDSRFYLCPFIACILFVTILPFSFSTALLLVPGLQLVDIVGFSGIISAVLGMTIVTIAYAVWKNFESLRFFIGTILISAAVFLLIPLAEFRNAAAAVPNTAHQIGFLYGVLITWLIGAALMTDSKKRVYLYLAALLAALLLPIIIFGITVLL; encoded by the coding sequence ATGACCTGGACCCCTCCCCTCTCCAAGCACCTGACCGACAGAAACATCAGCCTCTCTCCGTCAGGATTCCGGCTCTTCATCCTGATATACTGGTTCATTCTTGGAATCGTCATCCTCGGGATGTGGACCCTCCTCTCCTACGACATACTCTCGATCGACGCCGTCTCCCTTTCGTCATCCGGCACCCCCGTCAAGGCCCTCTATCTCGCCTCCTTCTCTCATGAAATTCCGCAGCATCTCCTGACAAACGTTTTCACCTTCTTCATTCTGGGCGTTTCCCTGACGATCATCACTGTTCTCTTTCGAAAACTCGACAGCCGGTTTTACCTCTGCCCGTTCATCGCCTGCATCCTCTTTGTAACCATCCTCCCCTTCTCCTTCTCGACCGCCCTACTTCTCGTCCCGGGCCTTCAGCTGGTGGATATCGTCGGGTTCTCCGGCATCATATCTGCCGTGCTTGGGATGACTATCGTTACGATCGCCTATGCCGTCTGGAAAAATTTCGAAAGCCTCCGATTTTTCATCGGGACGATACTCATCTCGGCAGCGGTATTTCTCCTCATCCCGCTTGCAGAATTCAGAAACGCCGCCGCCGCCGTCCCCAATACCGCTCACCAGATCGGATTTCTCTACGGTGTCCTCATCACCTGGCTGATCGGCGCCGCCCTGATGACCGATTCAAAAAAGCGTGTGTATCTCTATCTTGCGGCACTTCTGGCGGCGCTTCTCCTGCCGATCATCATCTTCGGCATAACAGTTCTCTTGTAA
- a CDS encoding cupin domain-containing protein, whose translation MTIYVTTLDKTPIADNPHNVDVRKIHGSPSTDVVVITLQPGEALKKHLTPVDVLFYVLEGDGLIVIGDEQEKVEKDSLIESPKNVPHLLINDSDDVFRVMVIKKLTTGDGKEAKPRLL comes from the coding sequence ATGACGATCTACGTAACGACGCTGGATAAAACCCCGATCGCCGACAATCCCCATAACGTGGATGTCCGCAAAATCCACGGTTCGCCAAGCACCGATGTGGTGGTGATCACGCTCCAGCCCGGCGAGGCGCTGAAAAAACATCTGACCCCGGTCGATGTGCTGTTCTACGTTCTGGAAGGGGATGGGCTGATCGTGATCGGCGACGAGCAGGAGAAGGTCGAGAAGGATTCCCTGATTGAAAGCCCGAAAAACGTGCCGCATCTGCTGATAAACGACAGTGACGACGTGTTCCGGGTGATGGTGATCAAGAAGCTGACCACCGGGGACGGAAAGGAAGCGAAGCCGAGACTGCTCTGA
- a CDS encoding ORC-CDC6 family AAA ATPase: protein MESDSFIDVNIHEYIIKEEIGKGFYGKVFRGERENYGNRAIKFVPEEMVLKKPTWEQEITKVVKLEQTEGVVRYHDHGFKEISGKKYLYIIWDYINGESLATIIEKKKVTIQMLIDIIDRTLAVFHACKQLGIQHADFHSGNIIIENPDPLSINPNQRRVFITDFGYGTFSPSIISEEIMDDYKGFARIIQECLESIDMHSLNLEDRNKYRIIKNEFPKLLFENDRTEGEYVKNPQEIRSALYKLFNKDELSQKKIKSIGDYLVAEYMGERFEDWEALFVPKFLAKDELFDKNICVLTGLRGCGKTTIFMRVSHDLKKRLGNAGIPGEDGFIGLYLNARTIAEAFPWLPLEKQDEARKQVINYFNLKWTIQILEWLRYEVEKNKNIDCFWISSFFTQYLKDCYFTSTSNEGIINTAISGCENELLKCKLGAKYLPELPWVFSDYDYLEDFIKTIIKNCCFAEDKDFFLFLDDYSSPMINECTQKILNPIIFRRTSSVFFKISTESVASFIPYGLNDKKLEENNDYKLIDLSIKSITNENNSENEDIINSIFKRRIERSDLFANYNTNLKELLGEYKLSDNERARKIIENEASNSYYGVGVFYDIWSSDIRELIKIFSQMVSEEKDIWKRIEDVRSKNNPDDTFIIQIKNQNNVFRRAGGTYLNLLKTAMNPCGNGNITDKNSLETYGDHLFAISSAFQKIINHDLKNKTSRNCDYNPPKQARRIEISDGSIIGKLDPIAECYYKGLIRYGVFVQDPRAKSVRSSIATRIYLRSLFVPYFNITFSKRDSITLGWKEFKELLLTPDEFADKYIKSSNEHLERKRLKEERLKKDQLKKEQQTKLFGDEDD, encoded by the coding sequence ATGGAGTCTGATAGTTTCATTGATGTTAATATACATGAATATATAATTAAAGAGGAAATTGGCAAAGGATTTTACGGGAAGGTCTTTAGAGGAGAGAGGGAAAATTACGGAAATCGTGCAATTAAATTTGTTCCAGAGGAAATGGTATTAAAAAAACCAACATGGGAACAAGAAATCACTAAAGTTGTTAAACTGGAACAAACAGAGGGAGTAGTCCGTTATCATGATCATGGATTTAAAGAAATCTCTGGAAAAAAATATCTCTATATAATATGGGACTATATTAATGGTGAAAGTCTCGCCACCATTATAGAAAAGAAGAAAGTTACAATACAGATGTTGATCGACATTATTGATCGAACACTAGCTGTTTTTCATGCATGCAAACAACTGGGCATTCAACATGCTGACTTTCATTCCGGAAATATCATAATTGAAAATCCAGATCCCTTATCAATTAATCCAAATCAGCGTAGGGTATTCATAACAGATTTTGGATATGGTACTTTCTCCCCCAGTATCATTTCCGAAGAAATAATGGATGACTACAAAGGCTTTGCACGTATTATTCAAGAATGTCTCGAATCAATTGACATGCATTCTCTCAATCTTGAAGACAGAAATAAATATCGGATCATAAAAAATGAATTCCCAAAATTATTATTTGAAAATGATAGAACTGAGGGTGAGTATGTAAAAAATCCACAAGAAATTCGGAGTGCATTGTATAAATTATTTAATAAAGATGAATTATCCCAAAAAAAGATAAAATCTATCGGAGATTATTTAGTTGCAGAATATATGGGTGAGCGCTTTGAGGATTGGGAAGCCCTATTTGTACCTAAATTTCTAGCCAAAGATGAATTATTCGATAAAAACATTTGTGTTTTGACAGGATTACGCGGTTGCGGTAAAACAACAATTTTTATGAGAGTCAGTCATGATTTAAAAAAGAGATTGGGTAATGCCGGTATCCCAGGGGAAGATGGATTTATTGGGTTATATTTGAATGCGAGGACAATTGCTGAAGCTTTTCCTTGGCTACCTTTGGAAAAACAAGATGAGGCACGTAAACAAGTCATCAATTATTTCAATCTGAAATGGACGATTCAAATTCTTGAATGGTTACGATACGAGGTGGAGAAAAATAAAAATATAGATTGTTTCTGGATAAGTTCATTCTTTACTCAGTATTTGAAAGATTGTTATTTTACCAGTACATCTAATGAGGGAATAATTAATACAGCGATATCTGGGTGTGAAAACGAATTATTAAAATGTAAACTAGGTGCCAAATATTTGCCCGAGCTACCATGGGTATTTTCTGATTACGATTACTTAGAGGATTTTATAAAAACTATCATCAAAAATTGTTGTTTTGCAGAGGATAAAGATTTCTTCCTCTTTTTAGACGATTACTCATCCCCAATGATCAACGAGTGTACACAAAAGATTCTTAATCCAATAATTTTCAGGAGAACATCGTCTGTTTTCTTTAAAATATCTACAGAAAGCGTTGCGAGTTTTATACCCTACGGATTAAATGATAAAAAACTTGAAGAAAATAATGATTACAAACTGATTGATCTCAGTATAAAATCGATAACAAATGAGAACAATAGCGAAAACGAAGATATTATTAACTCTATATTCAAACGACGAATAGAGAGAAGTGATCTCTTTGCAAATTATAATACAAATTTAAAGGAGTTACTAGGGGAGTATAAACTTTCAGATAATGAGCGGGCACGTAAAATTATAGAGAATGAGGCCTCAAATTCCTACTATGGAGTTGGAGTTTTTTATGATATATGGTCAAGTGACATCAGAGAATTAATTAAAATATTCTCACAAATGGTGTCGGAAGAAAAGGATATTTGGAAGAGAATTGAAGATGTACGGTCTAAAAATAATCCCGATGACACGTTTATAATTCAGATAAAAAATCAGAATAATGTATTTCGAAGGGCGGGTGGAACTTATCTTAATTTATTGAAAACAGCAATGAATCCCTGTGGTAATGGTAATATTACCGATAAAAATAGTTTGGAAACATATGGGGATCATCTATTTGCTATCTCATCGGCGTTTCAAAAAATCATAAATCATGATTTGAAAAATAAAACTTCAAGAAACTGTGATTATAATCCTCCAAAACAAGCTAGAAGAATTGAAATATCAGATGGATCAATAATTGGAAAACTTGACCCAATTGCCGAATGTTATTATAAAGGCCTTATCCGATATGGCGTCTTTGTTCAGGATCCGCGTGCAAAAAGTGTTCGAAGTTCGATTGCAACACGAATATATTTACGTAGTTTATTTGTACCATATTTTAACATTACTTTTTCTAAAAGGGATAGTATAACTCTTGGTTGGAAAGAGTTCAAAGAGTTACTTCTTACACCAGATGAATTTGCAGATAAATATATAAAATCGAGCAATGAGCACTTAGAGAGGAAACGCTTGAAGGAGGAACGCCTGAAAAAGGATCAACTGAAAAAGGAACAACAGACAAAATTATTTGGAGATGAGGATGATTGA
- a CDS encoding DNA adenine methylase, translating to MNLKELDEIKYNNQYKNSLNSLSPYIGRLRYECAGYLIDQYAQPDEILFDPFCGSGTVLLEGWAKGYNVMGNDLNYYAYVLTMGKLYPYQTELDALATLDRYNNRVTKKTSQINLDVIPEWVQSFYHPQTLREIIAWTYYLRKNKEWFLLSCLMGILHHQRPGFLSYPSSHGVPYLRTNKYPRENYPEMYSYRNVYEKLNAKIKRSYKYIPNLDFSKERIVYNKNSASMKINQDRIGTIITSPPYMKSLTYARDNRLRLWFLGKDDWNSLDQKISPQGNDFILMMKQCIKKWSEHQISGDKCVVVLGDINIQYKNQKIPLAEMLTEISSKKYRLVEAFYDSIPEAKKQIKGKDLVKREIITVLERI from the coding sequence ATGAATCTGAAAGAATTGGATGAGATAAAATATAATAATCAATATAAAAATTCTCTTAATTCATTATCACCATATATCGGGAGACTGCGTTATGAGTGCGCAGGGTATTTGATTGATCAATATGCTCAACCTGATGAAATACTATTTGATCCATTTTGTGGTAGTGGAACAGTATTACTTGAGGGTTGGGCTAAAGGTTACAATGTAATGGGCAATGACCTCAATTATTATGCTTATGTTCTAACAATGGGTAAATTATATCCCTATCAAACAGAACTTGATGCATTAGCAACTCTTGATAGATATAATAATCGAGTAACCAAAAAAACAAGTCAAATAAATCTGGATGTTATTCCCGAATGGGTACAATCCTTTTACCATCCTCAGACACTTCGGGAAATAATTGCCTGGACGTATTATCTCAGAAAAAATAAGGAATGGTTCCTGCTTTCTTGTCTCATGGGTATTTTGCATCACCAACGTCCAGGATTTTTGTCCTATCCCTCAAGTCACGGGGTACCTTATTTACGTACAAACAAATACCCTCGGGAAAATTACCCGGAAATGTATTCTTATAGAAATGTTTACGAAAAACTCAACGCAAAGATAAAAAGAAGTTATAAATACATACCAAATTTGGATTTTTCTAAAGAGCGCATTGTTTACAACAAAAATTCTGCATCAATGAAAATCAATCAAGATAGAATTGGTACAATTATTACAAGTCCACCCTATATGAAGTCATTAACATATGCACGTGATAATCGCTTGAGATTATGGTTTTTAGGAAAAGATGATTGGAATTCGTTAGATCAAAAAATATCTCCACAAGGGAATGATTTTATCTTAATGATGAAGCAATGCATCAAAAAATGGTCTGAACATCAAATATCTGGTGATAAATGTGTAGTTGTTCTTGGAGATATAAATATTCAATATAAAAATCAGAAAATACCTCTGGCTGAAATGTTAACGGAAATTTCCTCAAAAAAATATCGTTTGGTTGAAGCATTTTATGATTCTATACCCGAAGCAAAAAAACAGATTAAAGGTAAAGATTTAGTTAAAAGAGAGATAATTACTGTCTTAGAAAGGATATGA
- a CDS encoding CehA/McbA family metallohydrolase — MVLITCDLHIHTSASADGKCPVKDVIAKAKERGLDAISITDHDTTEGAKQALALKNPGILIIPGIEVSTKQGHLLVLGTTKMFEQGKDVLETIREAKAEGCLTIVPHPYHRWRHAVGLHSPDALQEADAIEVFNSRYYIGTANSRAAKVAKKYHKPMTAGSDAHTCQFVGYGINIIDAEERTVASVLDAIRKGKIESRCKKTPIRTYTSQSFHNVVRKVRRQTSRMKPRRVR, encoded by the coding sequence ATGGTTCTCATTACCTGCGATCTGCATATCCACACGAGCGCTTCAGCGGACGGAAAGTGCCCCGTCAAAGACGTGATTGCGAAAGCGAAGGAACGCGGACTGGATGCGATCTCGATAACCGACCATGACACGACCGAGGGAGCGAAGCAGGCGCTCGCACTGAAAAACCCGGGGATCCTGATCATTCCGGGCATCGAGGTCTCGACAAAACAGGGACATCTCCTCGTGCTCGGCACGACGAAGATGTTCGAGCAGGGAAAGGATGTTCTCGAGACGATCCGGGAGGCAAAAGCAGAAGGCTGCCTCACGATCGTTCCCCACCCTTATCACCGCTGGCGGCACGCGGTCGGTCTCCACTCTCCCGACGCCCTGCAGGAAGCGGACGCGATCGAAGTGTTCAACAGCAGATACTATATAGGGACCGCGAATTCCCGCGCTGCGAAGGTCGCCAAAAAATATCATAAACCCATGACCGCAGGATCCGACGCCCACACCTGCCAGTTCGTCGGCTACGGGATCAATATCATCGACGCGGAGGAACGGACCGTGGCGTCGGTCCTCGACGCGATCAGAAAGGGAAAGATCGAGAGCAGATGTAAAAAGACGCCGATTCGAACCTACACCTCCCAGTCGTTCCACAATGTCGTCCGAAAGGTCCGGAGGCAGACCTCCCGGATGAAGCCCCGGCGGGTGAGATGA
- a CDS encoding class I SAM-dependent methyltransferase encodes MELLPIGNVHNHTSEESLKMLPLWRQAISGIDFADADDGFFTEKYSHYIITHDPLCVTFPSGKEELNKRFCAGLGTSVVSYIRKEGNMHYVRGLMAENGANIYSIAPYTYFDRVEEAQFPQSYMEPRKMRAFAEVLPLLSGKNILDVGCGLGTLAIKIAEAKPESLVYGIDLLESSVEQSKLNAEVEGVANTRFVVANTYELPFEEGYFDSVVCIFMLHHLDDIPGALRDIKRVLKPSGEVFAVEPIDHFHDVQRYPDDWKELFRDAGYEVEVWEKDNISFIRACLK; translated from the coding sequence ATGGAGTTATTACCGATAGGAAACGTGCATAATCATACGTCTGAAGAGAGTCTGAAGATGCTGCCTTTATGGAGACAGGCAATTAGCGGTATTGATTTCGCAGATGCAGATGACGGATTTTTTACAGAGAAGTATTCTCATTATATAATAACGCACGACCCCCTTTGCGTTACGTTCCCTTCGGGTAAAGAGGAACTGAACAAAAGATTCTGCGCCGGTCTTGGGACTTCCGTTGTCAGCTACATCAGAAAGGAGGGAAATATGCATTACGTGCGGGGGTTGATGGCCGAGAACGGTGCGAATATCTACAGCATCGCTCCGTATACCTATTTTGACCGGGTGGAGGAGGCGCAGTTTCCGCAAAGTTACATGGAGCCGAGGAAGATGCGGGCTTTTGCCGAGGTTCTTCCTCTTCTTTCGGGAAAGAATATCCTCGATGTAGGGTGCGGTCTTGGCACGCTTGCAATCAAAATAGCGGAGGCAAAGCCGGAATCTCTTGTATACGGGATCGATCTGCTTGAGAGTTCTGTCGAACAGTCCAAATTGAATGCAGAGGTTGAAGGTGTGGCGAATACCCGATTTGTGGTGGCCAATACGTATGAGCTGCCTTTCGAGGAGGGATATTTCGATTCTGTGGTCTGTATTTTTATGCTGCATCATCTGGATGATATCCCGGGAGCACTGCGGGATATCAAACGGGTCCTGAAGCCTTCGGGTGAAGTGTTTGCGGTGGAGCCTATCGATCATTTCCATGATGTGCAGCGATATCCCGATGACTGGAAGGAACTTTTCCGTGATGCAGGGTATGAGGTTGAGGTCTGGGAGAAGGATAATATCTCGTTCATCCGTGCTTGTCTGAAATAA